From the Haladaptatus sp. DJG-WS-42 genome, the window AAGTCGTAGAGAACGCAAAGTATCTTCGCGCCGTCAGACCAATCGACCCCGACGAGATTTACGAATACGTTGATGGCGAACCACACCCTGCAGTCGTCCGACAGGTGCTCCGCGAGCATTCTGTCGAGCTCGGGATTGTCGAAACAGAAGACGGCACGTTCGTCCCCGCCGCAGACGAGCCGATTTCGACCACCTTCCACGGCGTGAAGGCGTTTCCAGCCGAGTACTCCGCGCGCGTAGAAGACTTCGTCGTCAGCCGATTCGGTGCGGGTTGGCCCTCCGGGGAGGGCGGCGACGTGCTCCGCTACAACATCCGAAAGCTGAAAGAGGACTACTTCGCCCAGAACCCGGTCGAATACGATGCGGACGCCGCGCTCGGCTACGCCGTCTACCATCTGCCCGACTACTACGCGACGGCACAGTACGTGTTCGCAGATATGCTTCGCCACGGGCTGCTGAGCGAACACACCCGGATTTTAGATGTGGGCGCAGGTGCGGGCGGCCCAGCGCTCGGCATCCACGACCTATTCCCCGACGACGCGCTCGTGGATTACCACGCGCTCGAACCGAGCGCTGGCGCAGACGTGTTCGAGCACATGCTCGCAGAGACGCGAGACACCTTCAGAACCGAACTCCACCGCGAGACCGCAGAAGCGTTCGCGCCGAGTGAAACCTACGACATCGTGTTGTTTTCGAACGTTCTCAGCGAACTCGACGACCCCGTTTCAGTCGTCAAAAAGTACGCGAAACACCTCGCAGAGGACGGCTCGATTGTCGCCATCGCGCCCGCCGACAGAAACACGAGCATCGGCCTGCGCGAGGTCGAGCGCACGGTCGAAAACGGCCTGTCAGTGTGGGGGCCAGCCGTTCGCATCTGGCCCGGATTCGCCCCCGCAGACGAGGGCTGGTCGTTCGACGTGCAACCAGACCTTGAGATTCCGGCCTTCCAGAAGAAACTCGATGAGGCGGGCGGTGGCTACGGCGAGTTCATCAACACAGACGTGCAGTACTCGTGGACCGTGCTGCGACACGACGACGACCAGCGCCTCGACATCGAGCCGAACATCAACCTATTCGCGCGGATGAACGAGATGGAAAAGCACGTCACCAAACGCATCGATGTGCTCGCAGTAAAGCTGAGTCACTCGCTTTCTGCGGAGGATGCCCACCAACTCTACAAGATTGGTGACGGCTCTGAGCAGATCGACCACTACGCGGTACGTACCCAAGAGACGACGACGAACGCGCCGCTCAAAGATGCAGAGTACGGTGACTTGCTCATCTTCGAAAACGTGCTCGTCCTCTGGAACGACGACGAGGAGGCGTACAACCTCGTCGTGGACGGCAAAACGACGGTCGATGCGATGCCTGCCTGAGGGCGGGGTGTTTTTGCGGCAGGCGACCGCATGTGTGCTATGAGCATGGAGATTCTGTTGACCAACGACGACGGCATCGACAGCACGGGGTTTCGCGTGCTGTACGATGCGCTCTCTGCGGTGGGGAACGTGACGGCTGTGGCCCCCAAAGAAGATCAGAGCGCTGTCGGGCGGAAGATGTCGCGGGAGGTTCGCATCCACGACCACGAACTCGGCTACGCAATCGAGGGGACGCCAGCCGACTGTGTGGTGGCCGGGGTGCAATCGCTCGGCCCCGACCCTGACATTGTCGTCGCCGGAATCAATCGCGGTGCGAACCTCGGCGAGTACGTCCTTGGGCGCTCGGGGACGGTAAGCGCCGCCGTCGAAGCCGCCTTCTTCGGGATTCCAGCCATCGCGGTCTCGCTCTACATCCCCGGCGGATGGAAGGCGTTTAAGAAACACCAAGAGACCGCACACTCCTACCGCGAGGCCGTCCGTGCGGCCGAATATCTCACGGCCCACGCGCTCAACGCGGGCGTGTTCGACCACGCAGATTACCTCAACGTAAACGCCCCCATGCCCGGCGACGAGCCTGCGGACATGGAAATCACCAGACCGTCCCACGTCTATCAGATGGACGCAGAGCAAAACGGCGAAACCGTGACGCTCCACGACCGCATCTGGGAGAAGATGGCCGAAGGCGACATCCCCGACCCGCGTGGGAGCGACCGCCGTGCCGTCGTCGATGGACGAATCAGCGTCTCACCGCTCACCGCCCCGCACACGACCGAGCACCACGAGGCGCTCGACGCGCTGGCTGAAACGTACCTGTAACCGAAAAAGCTGTGAGAAGGCGTTAGCTTGGTGGAATCTGTACGCCAATCTGGTCGAGCAGCGACGTCATACTCGCGCTGTCTTTCATTTCGACAACCCGCCCGTCTTTGATTTTCCGGACGCTGAAGCCATCGACGGCAATCTCGTTTCCGGTCGGCTTGTACCCACGGAACTGTCCCGTGTGCGTGCCGGTTATCGTCCACCAGGCGAACACCACATCACCCTCTGCGGCCAGTTCGTTCACTCTGACGTTCGCGTCTGGGAAGCCCTCGTCCCACTCGCGGTGGACGGCTTTGATGTCGGAGAGCGCGACGAGCGGTGCCGGGTCGCCCATCCGTCGGGTACCGACTTTCACGTCGGGCGCGTACAGTTCATCGAGTACGTCCAGTTTGTCTTCGTTCCATACCTCTTGCATCTCGCGCCGGACGAGCGCTTTATTTGCACTGAGTACGTCTATCGTTGCCATGAGTCACCCCTCATCTGGCTCGCAAACGAGCCTGAAGGTACATATTGGATGGGGAGTGAGAAAACCGTTGATAAATTAGCAGGAAAACGCGACTTTTCAGAGCCGGAAACAAACACTGAAGGCACACCTTGGTGACGAGTTTGTATGTCTGAATCCGACGCCATCGAGAAGGTGGAGTCGCCCGCAACTGTCTCGTCGCTTGCTGCGGATTTTCGCGCACTCGGTATCGAGGCCGGTGATACGCTGCTTGTCCACTCGTCGCTGAGTTCCCTCGGGTGGGTCGTTGGCGGGCCAACAGCCGTCATCGACGCGCTTCAGCAGGTGCTCACGGAACGGGGCACGCTCGTCATGCCGTCGTTTACTTCGCAGTACACGAATCCCGAACACTGGGAAGCACCGCCGGTTCCAGACCATTGGGTCGAGAGTATCAACGAGGAGATGCCGCCGTTTAGACCCGAAAGCACCCCAACGCGGGGGATGGGCGCAATCGGGGAGTGTTTCCGGAACTACGCGGACGTCCAGCGAAGCGCCCACCCTATCACCTCCTTTGCTGCGTGGGGTGCTGGGGCATCGGCCGTCGTTTCTGACCACGAGTTCGACTACGGTCTCGGTGAAGGCTCACCGCTTGCGCGCATCTACGACCGGGGCGGGAAAATCCTCCTCCTCGGCGTTGGCCACGCGAACAACACGTCGCTCCACCTCGGAGAATATCCCGCAAACTTCGAGAAAGAGACCGTCACCGAGCGCGCGCCCGTCGAACGAGACGGTGAGCGCGTCGTCGTCGAGTTCGATGACATTGAAATGAACACAGACGACTTCGAGGAACTCGGCGCCGATTTCGAGACCGACGGTGGCCTCACCGAAGGTACCGTCGCCGCCGCTGACGTGAAACTCGTAGACCAACAGGCACTCGTTGACTACGCAATCGAGTGGTTCGAATCCCACCGATAGGGCGGCGCTTTTAGAAAATCAAACGCGCGTGGTGAACGCGTATCAGTTCGGAGGAGACGAGGAGAGTGACAAAAAGGTACTACCGAGGAGGGTGGAAAACAGAAGCACATATTTGCGAACAGCAGATTGTCACACGTATGCGCCCGGCGTTCATCGAGCTATTGCAGAACAATGCAGAGCACGCAAACGAGTTCCAGAACCGATTCGACGACGTTCAAGACGCCCAACACCCGGCCGTCGTCACCGTCTGTTGTTCTGATTCGCGCGTCCTTCAGGACCACATCTGGGGCAACGACGAGCCCGGCCGGATCTTCACATGTGGGAACATCGGCAATCGCGTCGTCCAAGAAACCACAGCGGGTGAGGTCGTCTCCGGCGACGTGCTCTATCCCGTCGAACACACCGGCACGGACACCATCGTCGTCGTCGGGCACACCGGCTGTGGGGCGGTAACCGCGACCTACGACGCGCTGACTGGCGAAGTCTCGGAACCAGCGGGTATCGAACACTGTCTGGCGCTCTTAGCGCCACACCTCGAATCTGGCGTGGACGCGCTCCCGGACGACGTGAGCCGGAGCGGCGCAATCAACCGGCTCGTCGAGTACAACGTTGACCGGCAAATCGAGTTCCTCGAAGCGAGCGACGACATCCCCGACGGCGTTGACATCGTCGGAGTCGTCTACGACTTCCAAGACGTGTACTCAGACCGGCGCGGCGAAGTCCACGTCATCAACGTAAACGGCGAGACGAATGTCGAAACCCTGCGTGAAGCACACCCGGAGATCGAATCACGGATTCGGCGGCTCTGGGAGTACTAGGGCGTCCGAGCATCCGCGAGGGCTCCCGGTCCTCGCCCTCAAGGGTGAAGGTGGGAACAACGAAGCACGACAAGTCGCCCAAGAGCACGTCAAAGAACAGCACGGAAAGGAGTTCTCGCTCGAAGAAATCGAGCGCAGGTACGTAAAGATAGTATCAGTCTGAGGCCTGCGACGAGATTTTTTAGGTCGTAAATCCCGAGAGTACCCACAGGGTCTGACGCCAGTCACCTGCGCTTAGACGCGGACGCCCCAGAAAAAGGCGATTCCGAGCACCGTGACAATCGAGAGGAGCAACTGGAGGGGCGCGCCGACGCGGATGAAGTCGGAGAACGTGTAGCCGCCCGGCCCGTAGACGAACAGGTTGGTCTGGTAGCCAACGGGCGTCATGAACGCCGTCGAGGCGGCGAACGTCACCGCGAGCACGAACGCAAAGGCGTTTGCCCCAATGGACTGAGCAGCACTCGCCGCGACGGGAATCATGAGCACAACGCTCGCGTTGTTACTGATGACGCTCGTCAACAGCCCGGTTGCCAGATACAGTACCCAGAGCACGCCAATGGCAGGCAGGAACGTCGCAGTAGAGGCGACGGCGTTGCCGAGGAGGGCGGCCGCACCGGTCTGCTGGAGGGCGATGCCGAGCGGGATGACGCCGGCGAGCAGGAAGATGACGTTCCACTCGACGGATTTGTAGAGTTCGTTCGGTTTGAGGACGCCGCTCAGAATCATCGCCACCACGCCCGCGAGCGCGGAGACGACGATTGGAAGGATGTTCAGCGCGGGGAGTGCAACGACGCCCGCGACGATGGCGACGGCGAACGGGATTTTGTCGCTGCGGTAGTTCACGTCCTCGAACTCGTGGGCGACGATGAAGTCCTCGTTTTGGACGAGGCGGGTGAGGCTGTCGGGTGGCGCTTGGACGAGAACCGTGTCACCGACCCGGATACGAATATCCTCGAATCGGTCGCGGACGACTTTCCCCCGGCTCCGGAAGGCGAGGACGTTCGCGTCGTAGCGCTGGCGAAACGTCGAACTGGCGAGCGTCTCGCCGACGAGGAATGACCCAGAAGGGATGACGACTTCGACGAGCACTGGCTCTTCTTCGCCGGGGTGGAGGTCGTCTTCGGTTCGCGGCCCACCGACGAACTGGACGCCCTCTGCGTCCATGAGCCGTTCGAGCGTCTCGCGGTTCGTCCTGACCCGAAGGGTGTCGTTTTCGTGAATCTCCTTGCGAGCGAGGGGCTCTGAAAACTGCTCGCCGTAGCGAATCAACTGGAGCACGTCAATGTCGAGTTCGGCGTCACCGAGCGCTTCTTCGACCGTCTGGCCGATTAACGATGACTCGGCCGGGACGACCACGTCTGCGAGGTATTCTTGGAGGGCATACTCCTCGACCAAGTCCTCCTCTGCGGGCACGCGTTTCGGAATCAGCCAGACGCCCACCGTCATGAGATAGAGCGCCCCGACCGCGAACACGACGATGCCGAGTTTGGTGAACTCGAACATACCGTAGGCGTGCAGCCCGCTCGCGGGGTTCTCTGCGCCGAGCCGTGCCACGATGTCGCTCGCCAGAATGTTCGTCGACGTACCGATGAGCGTCAACATCCCCCCGAACATCGACGCGAACGAAAGCGGCATGAGCAGTTTTGAGGGCGACGTTTTCCCCTTGTGGGCGAGGTCTGCAATCACGGGAACCAAGATGGCGACGACGGGCGTGTTGTTCACGAAGCCAGAAATCGGCCCGGTGACGCCGATGGTCGCAGCGAGTTGTTTTCGCTGGTCAGTGCCCGCAAACGAGGCCATCTTCCGGCCGAGGAGTTGGACGATACCGGTTCGGTTGATGCCCGTACTCAAGATGAGCATGGCGAGGACGGTGATGGTGGCGGGACTCGAAAACCCCGAGATACCTTCCTGTGCAGAAACCTGCGTCCACGGTTCGAGCACCATCAACAGCACCATCACGATGATGGCGGTGACGTCAATGGGGAACCACTCAGTGGCAAACAAAAAGAGCGCGAGCGCAATGAGCGCGAAAACGACGAGCATTTCACCCGTCACTGGCGTCGAAGCCACAGCGGCCACCGCCAGCGCGGGCGCTAAGAGAGACATACACAACGGAGGGGGTAGCGAGGGAAAAACGCTGGTATCCGCGTCGGTCACAGTCCAGTCTGGTCGTGGACGGAGGCAGTTCTTGGCCCCTCCCGGCCGATGGCATGTGGCGGAATGCCGCGAGCGAGGATGGTGAGTGGGAGGTTATTCGATGGATTGGACGAACGTCACCTGCTTTTCCTCGAAGCCCGTATCCCGGTAAAACCGTCTCGCACCGTCGTTTCGCCACTCACAGGAGACTTTGGGGTGGTCGCAGTCGGCCGCGTGAGCCAGTTCCGTTACATTCTCTACGACGCGCGTGCCGTGGCCACGGCTTTGGTAGGCATCTTTGATATAGAGGTTCACAATCTTGAGATAGCGCGAGTACTGACGTGAGGAGTGTGTTCCGTCGCGGAGAGTGACAAAGCCAATCGTCTCGCCATCTACGTCGATGAGGTAGTTGGTGATGTCGTCGCGTTCGAGGTGGTTTCTAAACCCGTCTGCTGAAACCTCGGCTTGACTGTCGTACACTAATTCGTTGAACGGAGAGTATGGCTCATTGTCGGTGGCGAGGGCGTACCAGCACTCGATGAGCGTGGGAATATCGGTTTCAGTGGCTTCTTTCAGGTGCATTTTCACACTCGTGTAGTCGTATTGATACGCGAGCAATCTATCCTTTTCCCATACCCGTCTCACTCTCGTGGCAGGAATCTCATTCGGAGATCAACAAATAAACAGTACCACGAACAACTCGTCGCCGAGTGAGCAACGGCTTGATTTTTCAGAGATTCATCCACTCAGAGGCTGTCAGTGGACGGGTCAGTACCTCGCTCTACCTGCTCGTACAGGTAGTACGAATACACCACGGTAATCGCACTCGTCACCAGCGCGGGCACGAGCAGGAAGTAGATGGCGTACTCCCCGAACAGGAGCCCAACCAGCGAGATGACGGCGGTGAGTTTGAACAGCCGACCCGCGAGCACGTGGGTTCGGGTCCACACCACGTCGCTGCTGAGCGTCCACGGCGTGCGGACGCCGACGAACCAGTTGCGTTCTGCGTGGGTGAGCAGGATGCCAATGTAATAGAAGAGGAAGGCGACCGCCGCGAGGATGAGCAACGTGAAGTCGAACTCGTAGCCGAGGTTGAACGCGATGACGCCGACGTGGACAAGAGCGATGAATCCCGTGATGATGACGACCAGCCAGTCGTAGTACGGCCGAAACGACTGGATATTCTCGCGGCGGGGGTCGATGCGCGGGATGGCAGCGAAAAGCGCGAGCAAGAGCGCAGCGAGAACCGGCGCGAACGCAAGTGCAACCGGCTTCGACATCGTATCGTTTGGCACTCCCGCGGCGTTCCAGTGGGTGACGAGCCGGTCGGGAAGCGACGGTGCCGCGAGAATTCCCACAAGTGCAGCCACCAAGACGAACCCCGCCGCAATCGCAAACCGCTGCCGCGTATTCATGTGAATTGATACGACTGCAGTGGTAATGAACGAAGAGGCTAACCCTGAAAGGACAGACGAGTTACCCCTGTGTGGTATATCGCAGGACAACGGTGACCTGAAGCACACCAACTAGAACCTGCTCGTGTCTGTGGAGTGAGACAGAGATAACCGTCGAAGCGTCCTACTTCTATCGGGAGTTACACAATGGACATTTCTGAGATTGTTTCCACAGAGTTCACCGAGTTCGACATTGGAACACCGCTTTCGAAGGTGGCAGGCGCGTTCGAGAATCAAGAACTGAACGCAGTTATCGTGACGGATGGTGACGCTTATCAGGGAATCGTCAGCCGCCGACAGCTAGCCGCGTCGTCAAACCAGCCCTCTGCAAAGGTCGGCTCACAGGTACAACACGTACCGGCCGTCGATCGCACTGAGGACGTCCGCGAAGTCGCGCGACTCATGATTGGGAGTGAGGCCAAAACACTCCCCGTGCTCGATGATACCCGCATCTATGGTGTCGTGACAGCAGATGCAGTATTGGAGGCTGTGCGACCGTTTCTTGACGCCGTCACGGTCGCTGATGCCTACACGGAAGCGTTGATCAGTGCATCCCCCGAGACGACGATCGGGAAAGCCCTCAACATCTTACGAGAGGCGCGTATTGACCACCTCCCAATCGTAGACGACACCACACTCGTGGGAATCGTGAGTCTCTACGATGTCATCGACTTCACGACACGGGGCGGGAATAAGAGTCAAGGTGGCTCGTCGGGGACGTTCGGCGGTCGCGGCGGGAGCGAGAGCCATGGCGGCTTTGGCGCGCGTGGCGGAGGCAGCGACCGGATGCTCGATTTGCCGGTGGGAAATTTGATGTCGGATGTGGTCGTAACGGTTCGGCGAAAGACACCGCTCGATGAGGTGGTCGAAACGATGTTCGAACAGGAGATCTCCTCGCTCGTCGTCGTCGCCGATGGAACCGACGAACCGGTCGGTATCATCACGAAAACGGACGTCATCGAGGCACTCACCTGGGAGCAAGACAATCGACGGGCCGTGCAAGTGTTCGGGCTTGACTTGCTCGAAGACATGGACTACGACGACGTGTCCGCGCTAATCGAGAACCTGACAGCGAACTACGGAGAGATGCGTGTGATCAAGGCCAGTATCGAGCTCCATGAGCACAAAGAACAGAGTCGAGGGGTGCCGTTGGTGCTGGCACGGATTCGACTGGTTACAAACCGTGGCTACTTCACAGCCGAAGGGGAGGGCTACGGTGCTACCCACGCGCTCCGTCTTGCGGCGAATGCGGTCGAACGCCAAGTTCTCAAGGGGAAAACCTACGGCCAATCGAAGAAGCACCCAGACGCAGAAGAACAACAGCACCTCTACGGCTGGTGGCTCGGTGGGTAACCTTCGTTTTTAGCGGATGGGTCAGATGCGCTTCCATGGAACGTCGCGTCAGTGTTGTGTTTGTTGAATGAACTCGTCGAGTTGTTCTTCGATGAGTGTCGCAACGCGCTCGCTATAGCGCCAGAGCGCTGCGTTGAGTCGTTCTTCAGTCTGGTCGTCGAGCCCATCAATCCCCTGTAGCACAGAGTCTTTGGTAACCTGTGGATGATAGACGCAAACAACGCCAATCGAGTGGTCTGAACTCGCAGTTCCAGCCGTGTGGATTCCGTACTCGTCAGTGCCCCACACGCCATCACCACCGTGTCGCTCCAACGCGGAGTCGAGCGCATCAAGCAGCCGTACATCGTCGGGGGAGAGCAGTGGCGTCTCACCGGTGAATAGTTCAGTGTAGGCCTGCGTCCGAGCACTGTTTCGCCACTGCTCTAAGTGAGAACGCGCTCTAAGTACGAGTTGTCTCTCGTCGGGGAATTCAGCCATGCAACCTAGAGGAGTGCAACGCCAATCAACGTTTACCCGGCGTCACTCGTAGTTCGATGAGATGCGGGGAGTGGCCATAGTTTTCTTTCCAGAGTGCCAACTAGTCGCATGCCAAACTACGCAGCTATTTTCGAGATTGATTCGAAATCGGACGCAGAAGCAGTCAGACTCCTCGTCGAACGGGTGTATGATGCACTCCGAGAGGAAACGCAGGACATCGAGGATGGAAAAGCCAGTCTGAGCCAGATGCTCGACGAATTTAGAGCAATCCGTGACGCAGCCAGACACGCAGCACCCGGGACGCTTTCGATTCAGTACGAACAGTCCGACGAACCGTTCGAAGACTGACGTCTCGCTACCGAGAGTCGCGGATTTGACAGTCCCGGTACAGCCGTCAGGCTTCCGACTGATGTTCCAGCGTTCGTCTATTTCACCGCTTTCGCTCGCATGGCGGAAGAATTACGCTCGGAGGCCATTTCGTTCGTCTGGGTATCCATTCGTTCGAGTTGCGACGAGGACGCCCACGGAGTCACTGACGATTTTCACGTCGGTGAGCGTGTAGCCCGCATCGGCGAGCAGGTTCGCAACAGTCCCCATTTGCGGGAGTGTCTCGTAGTCGCCACGAGATTCCGGTGGCCCGAAGAACATCTTGTCGGCAACGACGAAGTGGCGGGGATTCAGTGACGAAATGCCCTCGATTGCGGCCCGTAACTCCTCTTCACCACCCTCGTCGTACGCCATGTAGAGTGCGTAACTTGCGACGACGACATCCACCGCAACGTCTACGTTCGGTTCCCGAAACGACCCGTGGTCGAACGAGACGTTTTCGACGCCTCTCTGCTCCGCCTTCTGTCGAGCATATCGAAGCCACTCTTCGTAGATGTCTCGACCAAGGACGCGTTCGCACTTCGATGCGAGTTTGAGTGCGACAATTCCGGTTCCCGTCCCCATGTCAACCACCGTATCGTCGCGTCCGATTGGAGCGTGTTCGACGATGTACGAAACGCAGGTCTGGTACGCCTCGTCCGCCGCGCTGTCTTCGTCGTAATCCATCGGCGTGTAGCCGTGAGAGTCGCCCTCCGGTTCGTTCATGGCTACGCAGCCGTAGCGCCGGTGGACAGATAAGGGTTCCAAGAGTTATCGTTGACAGGTTTGTGAAGCGGCGTCGAACCTTCGCTCTGCCTGCGTTTCCGAATGCGTTTCCGAATAATTCGTTGTTTGTTACCGCTTTTCGCGCTGTTCGACCTTGTTCAACTCGATGAGCAACCGGAAAATCGCTTTCACGAGATTCGCGTCCACCTCGAAGCGCTCTGCGTTCTTCCCGGCGCGCTCCATCACTTTGTCTTCTTGGGCCTCGTCGGTGGTCGGCAAGTCCAAATCCGCTTTCACCTGCGCAATCGTGTCCGCGACGTAGGTGCGCCGGGCGATGAGTTCGACCAGTTCGCGGTCGATGTCTTCGATTTCTTGGCGGTGTTCGTCGAGCGTCACTTCTGTGTCGCGCCGTGATTCTGTGTTGTCGTTAGCCATGTGTTTCCGTCTCGGTTGCTCCAGTGGTCTTCGAGTCGTTCCAGTGTCTCTCGGTCGCCAACGGCCGTAAAGCTCGGCCCCGTCCCCGACAGCGAGACGCCCCGCGAGAGGGGCATTGCTTCGACCAGTGGGTCGGTTGGGAAGTCGAGGGCGGCACAAAAGGCGAGGCCGTTTACGGTCATCGCGCGTTCGTACTCGCCCGAAAGGGCGAGGTCGGCGACGAGGTCTGCCATCGGCGCAATCTGCTTACATCGCGCCACGTCTGCGTCTGCGCTGAACGACTGTTCGTCGGGCGTCCAGACGAGTACGTCCCATTCGACTGCCTCGCGGTGGAGGAGTTCATCTTTCGTGTTGTCGGTGACGGTGACGCCGCCGAGCATGCTCGCGCTCGCGTCGTCGAACGCGCCGGTGACGGTGACGCCCACGTCGCGGGCGGCTTGCACGCCAATGCGCGCGGCGGCTTCTCTGTCGATGTCGGTGTCGAGGGCGGCGAGTGTGGCGAGCACCGTCGCGTTCGCGGCGGCGCTCGAACTCTTGAGTCCTGAGGCCATCGGCACGTCGCTCTCGGTGCGGACGTGGCCGCCTTCGCCGGTCCCGAACTGTTCGGTGACGAGTTCGACACACCGCTCGATGAGTCGCGTGTCGGCGTCTGGTGCGCCGTCTACTTCGCCGGTCACGCCAGTCTCCGCTTCGAGGCTGACGTGTGCGGTGGTGTAGCGGTCGATGGCGAACGCCGCGCCCGTCCCCGTCGCGAGTGCGTTGAGGATGGTTCCAGCGGCGGGTGCTGCTGCCGTGCCCTCCATGATACAGGTTCTCCTCCCCTACCCGCCTACTTACGCGTGGCGGTTGGCGCGGATTTAGCCGCCTGACAACGCCGGGTTTTTGCCGGGGAGTGCAGTAGGAATCGTATGAGCCTGCGCAACGACATCTCGCCCGAAACGCTCGGTATCGAACTCACCGAGGGGGGCATCGTCGTCCACTACACAGATGGCAGAGAGGTGTTCTACAACGGGATTCCCGCGAAGGTCGAAGGGACGGTCAAAACCGCTCCAGCCAAAGACGTTCACATCCTCGTCACCGACCCGACGGAGACCGAGGGCGTCGTCGTCTACGTGAACGACCGCAATACGGCAGACGAGATCCTCGAATCGACGGGCGTTGGGCGCGTCCTGTTGGCAGAGGACGAAGAGACCGCTATTTTCCCCGGCG encodes:
- a CDS encoding methyltransferase domain-containing protein, with product MNEPEGDSHGYTPMDYDEDSAADEAYQTCVSYIVEHAPIGRDDTVVDMGTGTGIVALKLASKCERVLGRDIYEEWLRYARQKAEQRGVENVSFDHGSFREPNVDVAVDVVVASYALYMAYDEGGEEELRAAIEGISSLNPRHFVVADKMFFGPPESRGDYETLPQMGTVANLLADAGYTLTDVKIVSDSVGVLVATRTNGYPDERNGLRA
- a CDS encoding chorismate mutase — encoded protein: MANDNTESRRDTEVTLDEHRQEIEDIDRELVELIARRTYVADTIAQVKADLDLPTTDEAQEDKVMERAGKNAERFEVDANLVKAIFRLLIELNKVEQREKR
- a CDS encoding shikimate kinase; the encoded protein is MEGTAAAPAAGTILNALATGTGAAFAIDRYTTAHVSLEAETGVTGEVDGAPDADTRLIERCVELVTEQFGTGEGGHVRTESDVPMASGLKSSSAAANATVLATLAALDTDIDREAAARIGVQAARDVGVTVTGAFDDASASMLGGVTVTDNTKDELLHREAVEWDVLVWTPDEQSFSADADVARCKQIAPMADLVADLALSGEYERAMTVNGLAFCAALDFPTDPLVEAMPLSRGVSLSGTGPSFTAVGDRETLERLEDHWSNRDGNTWLTTTQNHGATQK
- a CDS encoding DUF5796 family protein, encoding MSLRNDISPETLGIELTEGGIVVHYTDGREVFYNGIPAKVEGTVKTAPAKDVHILVTDPTETEGVVVYVNDRNTADEILESTGVGRVLLAEDEETAIFPGVTIRDAGGFRVEVEADPETVRGRVFVFEEDDMGERSFEIVAPPTDD